Genomic segment of Limnohabitans sp. INBF002:
ATAGTCCAGCTCAGCCTCTGTGAAGCCCGCACGTTGACGGGCTTCTGTGTTGAAAGGCGGGCGCAACTTGGGTGCTTCATAGCGTCTGGTTAACTCGCGGTAATGCGCCACGGGGTCTAAACCGCGCTGTTCGCATAACCACCGGTACCAATGGTTGCCAATCGCGACATGACCCACTTCCTCTCGCAAGATGATGTCTAGTAAATCTGCTGTGCGTAGCGCATTGACCGTGTTGGCTTTGCGCAGTTTGGCTTGAATCAAGGGCGTTGCGTCTAGCCCGCGAGCCTCAAGAGTACGGGGCACCAGCGCCATGCGGGCCAGCACGTCGTCCGCTGTTTTTTGACACATGTGCCACATGCCATCGTGGGCATCAAAGTCACCGTAGCGATGGCCCAGGCTTTGCAAGTGGGTGTGCAGCATTTCAAAGTGCTGCGACTCTTCATAAGCCACGCGCAGCCAGTCGGTGTAGTAGGGCTCGGGCATGTGAGGAAAGCGCCAAACCGCATCCAAGGCCAAGTTGATGGCGTTGAATTCGATGTGGCACACCGCATGCAGCAAAGCCGCCAAGCCTTCGGGGGTGAATGGTGTGCGCGTGGGCACATGTTTGGCTGGAATCAGGCGCGGCAGTGCCGGGCGACCGGGCAGCGTCTGGTGTGCTTCTTGGTGGAGCTGTTCATTGGGAGACAGCATGGCATCTTTTTGTGTCGCCCACAGCAGCTGAACCGCTTGAACTTTCTCAAGAGGGTCGCATATACACAGGGCAGTCAAGGCTAAACGGCGCAGGCTCATCCTTACAATTGTAGAAAACCAAAATCACGCAGGAGACTTTCATGGCTGTTTACCAACTCGATGTGCTCACCCCTCAAATTGCTGATTCGGTTTGGGTTGCTGACAACGCCCAAGTCATCGGCGATGTACAGATGGCCCCCGACAGCAGTGTCTGGTTCAGCAGTGTGGTGCGTGGTGACACGGCCACGATCCGAATTGGGGAAGGCACCAACATCCAGGACGGCAGCGTGTTGCATGCGGATGTGGGCATGCCACTGACCCTTGGCAAGCATGTGACTGTGGGCCACATGGTTCAGCTGCACGGTTGCACGGTGGGTGATGAGTCGCTGATTGGGATTGGCGCCATCGTGCTCAACGGCGCGAAAATTGGAAAGAACTGCTTGGTGGGTGCGGGCTCGCTCGTGACCGAAGGCAAAGAGTTTCCAGATGGCTCCATGATTTTGGGCAGTCCAGCGAAGGTGGTGCGTCAGCTCACGCCTGAGCAAATTGAAGGGTTGCGCCGCAGTGCGCAGCACTATGTGAATAACAAAAACCGCTTCAAAACGGGTTTAAAGAAAATTGCTTGATGTCTCAGTTGCATAAATTTTTGTTCGATGGTTTGCCCGTGCGTGGCATGTTGGTGCAGCTCACCGATGTGTGGCAAGAGGTGATCAAGCGCCGTGCAGACAACGTCGAAACAGGGCCGTATGCCGAGCCCGTGCGTCACTTGTTGGGTGAGATGACAGCTGCGGCCGTGTTGATGCAATCGAACATCAAATTCAACGGAGCCTTGGTCATGCAAATTTTTGGCGATGGTCCGCTGAAGTTGGCGGTGGTCGAAGTCAACCCGAACTTGAGCCTGCGCGCCACGGCCAAAGTGGTGGGTGAGTTGGGCGATGCCAGCACCTTGCCTGAGATGGTGAACGTCAACAACGAAGGCCGCTGTGCCATCACCTTAGACCCGCTCAACAAAATGCCAGGTCAACAGCCTTACCAAGGCGTGGTGCCGTTGTTTGACGACCATCGCAAGAAGTTGGATAAATTCAGCGACGTGCTGCAGCACTACATGCTGCAAAGCGAGCAGCTCGACACCACCTTGGTGTTGGCTGCGAATGACACCACCGCCGCGGGTTTGTTGATCCAGCGCTTGCCCATCAAAGGCGAAGGTAACTTGGCCGCGAAGGCGAGCATGGAAGACGAAGACGAAATTGGTCGCAACGAAGACTACAACCGCATCTCCATCTTGGCCTCCAGCTTGACCGCTGATGAGTTGCTGAACTTGGATGCTGAAACCATTTTGCGTCGCCTGTTCTGGGAAGAAAAGCTCGTGCGATTCGAGCCCCTCACGCCCAGCTTTGCCTGCTCGTGCAGTCGCGAACGTGTGAGCAACATGATTCGCAGCTTGGGCACCGAAGAAGTCGAAAGCATCTTGGCTGAACGCGGCGAGGTGGAAGTGGGCTGCGATTTTTGCGGTCAGCAATACCGCTACGACGCGGTAGATGCAGCGCATATTTTTACGGGCCTTGACATTCAGCCGCCCAGCCCCTCATCGCTGCAATAAAGCCCTGTTCAGGGCGTGAGCAAGCCCCTGAACAAGCGGTGTTCGCAGTCACCGTCGCCACAGGTTTCGCAGGGGCCGCGCCAACGTGTAGGCGGCTCGGGGCGTTCCAACTGTTTGGCCCATTGCGGTGCTTGGCGACCAATGCAAAACAAGGCATTTTCTAAACGTTGCTCGCCTGTGCCGTACACCACCTGATAGGGCAAATTGCCTTGTGCCAGCAAGTGTCTGATTTTTTGGTCCACGGGTTCGCGCACATGCGCACCCACGCGTTGCAGTCCATCGCTGACCCACGCCAGATCTAGCCCTGTGAGCAAGGTGATATCAAACACAGCTTGGTGTTGCAACGCGAGTGCATCAAGGCTGTGGTCGTTGAAAATCATTTGGCTGTACACCGCGGTCATGAGTGGCGTGGTATCTGCAATCACCACCGCATGCGCAGGCGCTGCCAGTACGTGGGCCATTTGCGTTTCAGCGATGTGCTGTTGTTCTTCAAACTCAGGTGTGCGGTTGTGGGTGTCGCACCATTCACGCAGGTATTCGTCTACGCGATGCACAGTTAAACCAGCGGCACGCAAGTGTGTGGTCAATGCCAAGGCCAGTTGCGACTTGCCTGTGCTTTCTGCGCCGAGCAACGCAATCTTCATGCGGGGTCTGCCTTGGTCCGCGAGGCCCAGGTGCGCCATCCCACCGCGCTCAAGGCGATGAACACCACATAGAGCAGGGTGGTGAGCCACAAGGCTTTCCATGCAAACAGCCCTGCGGCCACGATATTGACGATGATCCAAACGGCCCAGTTTTCCAAGCGCTTGTGCGCCAGCAAATACTGGCCGACCAAACTGAAGGCGGTGGGGAACGCATCCCACCAAGGTACATCGGTGTCGGTGAAGTTCAGCAGCACGCCACCTGTGGCGAGCCAAAGCAGGGTGCCCATCCAGACCAATGTGACGCGTTGACGTGAGGGCATGCGCGTGATGGGCAAGGGCTCGCCGTCCACGCCACGCAACCAGACCGACCAGCCCCACATGGCCAGCACCGCAAAAAACACTTGCAGCAACGCGTCGCCATACAAGCGCTGGGTCCAAAACAAAAAGAAATACAGGACCGAGCTGATGGCTGCCAAGGGCCAGCCCCAATGCAGCTCGACGATGTTGCACAGAATCATCGCGAAAGCCAGCAGCACAGCGATGAGTTCAAGCCAAGAAGTGTCGAGGCCCCAAAGGCTGAATGCGGTGGAGAAAAGGAATTCGGTCACTTCGCAATTTGCACGAAGACTTCGTTGGGTTTGACCATGCCAATTTCCGAGCGTGCGCGCTCTTCGACCATTTCCAGACCGTCTTTGAGGTCGTGGAGTTCGGCGCCGAGCCGGTCATTGGCCAACTGCGCTGCAACGTTTTGTTGCTTTTGGTCTTTCAAGGTCTGACGTAGACGCATCACGTCAGGGATGCTGCCGCGACCAAACCACAGCTGGCCCTGCAGCACAAGCAGCAGGGCAATCAGCACAAGGTGGAGTGGACGCAGCATCACCAGCGATTAACGCAGGTTGTAGAAGGCAGAACGGCCTGGGTACACCGCCACGTCACCCAAGTCTTCTTCGATGCGCAAGAGTTGGTTGTACTTGGCCATGCGGTCAGAGCGGCTCATGGAACCGGTTTTGATTTGACCGGCGTTCAAGCCCACGGCGATGTCCGCAATGGTGCTGTCTTCGGTTTCGCCAGACCGGTGGCTGATCACGGCGGTGTAGCCCGCGCGCTTGGCCATCTCAATCGCTTCGAAGGTTTCGGTCAAGGTACCGATTTGGTTGATCTTGATGAGGATCGAATTGGCGATGCCTTTGTCGATGCCTTCTTTGAAGATTTTGGTGTTGGTCACGAACAAGTCGTCGCCCACGATTTGCACTTTCTTGGCCAAGCGGTCGGTCAACACTTTCCAGCCGTCCCAGTCGTTTTCAGCCATGCCGTCTTCGATGCTGATGATGGGGTACTTGTCGCACCAAGTGGCGAGCATGTCGGTCCATTGTTGGGCCGTCAATTGCAAGCCTTCGCCAGACAAGTGGTACTTACCGTCTTTGTAGAACTCGCTCGCAGCGCAGTCCAAACCGATGGCGATTTGTTCGCCGGCGGTGTAGCCCGCAGCGGCAATCGCGTCCAAGATCATTTGGATGGCAGCTTCGTGGCTGGTGACGTTGGGGGCAAAGCCACCTTCGTCGCCCACGGCAATGCTCATGCCTTTGTCGTGGATGATTTTCTTCAAGGCGTGGAACACTTCAGCGCCGTAACGCACGGCTTCGCGGAAGGTGGGGGCGCCCACGGGGATGATCATGAACTCTTGCAAGTCCAAGTTGTTGTTGGCGTGTGCGCCACCGTTGATGACGTTCATCATGGGCACGGGCAATTGGTTGCCGTTCATGCCACCGAAGTAACGGTACAAAGGCAAGCCAGACTCTTCCGCGGCAGCGCGGGCCACAGCCATAGACACGGCCAACATCGCGTTCGCACCCAAGCGGCTCTTGTTTTCAGTGCCGTCGAGGTCGATCAAAGTCTTGTCGAGGAAGGCTTGCTCAGAAGCGTCCAAGCCCAAAATGGCTTCAGAGATTTCGGTGTTGATGTGCTCAACCGCTTTCAACACGCCTTTGCCGAGGTAGCGGCTCTTGTCGCCGTCGCGCAACTCGATGGCTTCGCGGCTGCCGGTGGATGCGCCTGATGGCACAGCGGCACGGCCCATGGTGCCGGACTCCAACAACACATCACATTCCACGGTGGGGTTGCCGCGGCTGTCCAAGATTTCACGGGCGACGATGTCGACGATAGCGCTCATTTGTGTTTTCCTATTTCAAGTTTTAAAAATCGTTTCAGGTTGTGTGCGGTGCACTCAAGCCTCAAAGTTGTTTTCTAAGAAGGGGTGTTTTTTGGTCACGGCATCGAGCTCGACCAAGGTTTCTAGCAAGGCTTTCATCTTGCTCAAGGGCACGGCATTCGGGCCATCAGACCAAGCCTCTGAGGGGCAAGGGTGGGTTTCCATGAACAGGCCAGCCACGCCAGCGGCCACGCCTGCACGGGCCAACACAGGCACCATCTCACGAGCGCCGCCACTGACCGTGCCTTGACCGCCGGGCTTTTGCACAGAGTGGGTCACGTCAAACACCACAGGGGCGCCAGACTTGCGCATCTCAGCCAAGCTGGTCATGTCGGCCACGAGGTTGTTGTAGCCAAAGCTCACGCCGCGTTCGCAGGCCAAGAAGTTGTCTTCGGGCAGGCCCGCTTCGCGTGCGGCGTCACGGGCTTTGTCGATGACGTTTTTCATGTCCCAAGGGGCCAAGAACTGGCCCTTCTTGATGTTCACAGGCTTGCCCGATTGCGCCACAGCACGGATGAAGTCGGTTTGGCGGCACAGGAAGGCTGGGGTTTGCAACACGTCGACCATGCTGGCCACGGTTTTGACTTGCGATTCGTCATGCACATCGGTGAGGATGGGCAGGTGCAGTTGGCGACGCACTTCGTCAAGAATCTTCAAACCTGCGTCCATGCCCACGCCGCGCTTGGTGCTGCCGGACGAGCGGTTGGCTTTGTCGAACGAACCTTTGTAGATCAAAGGAATGCCCAAGCCAGAGCAGATTTCTTTGAGTTGACCTGCGACCTCAATGGACATTTCCAAGCCTTCGATCGAGCAGGTGCCTGCGATCAAAAAGAAAGGTTGGTTGAGGCCAACGTCGAATCCGCAAAGTTTCATGGCTTGTCCCGTTTCTAAAGAGGTTTAGGCCTTCGCCTTGTGATCCAGCGCCGCCTTGACGAAGGCGTTGAACAACGGGTGGCCATCCCATGGGGTCGATTTGAACTCGGGGTGGAATTGCACGCCCATGTACCAAGGGTGCACGGTTTGTGGCAACTCGACGATTTCGGTGAGTTGCTCGCGCTGTGTCAGCGCTGAAATCACCAAGCCTGCTTTGCGCAGCGCGTCGAGGTAGTTCACGTTGGCTTCGTAGCGGTGGCGGTGACGCTCGGTCACCACGTCGCCGTAAATCTTGTGGGCCAAGGTGCCAGGCGCCACGTCTGAGCTTTGTGCGCCCAAGCGCATGGTGCCGCCCAGGTTGGAGTTGGCTGTGCGGGTTTGGATGCTGCCGTCCGCGTCTTTCCACTCGTTGATGAGGGCGATGACGGGGTTGGGACCGTCTGGCACAAACTCGGTGCTGTTGGCGTCTTTCAGGCCTGCCATGTGGCGGGCGTATTCGATGGTCGCCACTTGCATGCCGAGGCAGATGCCGAGGTAAGGCACTTTGTTTTCACGGGCGAATTGGGCCGAAGAAATTTTGCCTTCCACGCCGCGAATGCCAAAGCCGCCTGGCACAAGAATAGCGTCGAACTTACCGAGGTCTTTGACGTTTTCGGGTGTGATGAATTCAGAGTCCACGTACTCGATCTTCACGCGTGCATGGTTCTTCATGCCCGCATGGCGCAGCGCTTCGTTGAGGGACTTGTAGCTGTCGGACAGATCGACGTACTTGCCCACCATCGCGATGGTGACTTCTTCTTTGGGGTTGGCCACTTCGTGGACCAAGTCGTCCCAACGTTGCAAGTTGGCAGGTTGTGCGTTGATGCGCAGTTTGTCGCACACCAAGTTGTCCAGTCCTTGTTCGTGCAACATGCGTGGCACTTTGTAGATGGTGTCGACGTCCCACATCGAGATCACACCCGACTCATGCACGTTGGAGAAGAGGCTGATTTTTTGGCGTTCTTCTTCCGGAATGGGGCGGTCCGCACGGCACAGCAAGGCGTCGGCTTGGATGCCGATTTCGCGCAGCTTTTGGGCTGTGTGTTGGGTGGGTTTGGTTTTGAGTTCACCCGCTGCAGCAATCCAAGGCACGTAGCTCAGATGCACAAACGCGGTGTTGTGGGCGCCCATCTTCAGGCTCATTTGACGAGCGGCTTCCAAAAACGGCAGGGACTCGATGTCACCCACAGTGCCACCGATTTCAACGATGGCCACATCCACGGCTTCTGGTGTGTCATAGGCTGCGCCGCGTTTGACGAACTCTTGAATTTCGTTGGTGATGTGCGGGATGACTTGCACCGTTTTGCCCAGATAGTCGCCGCGGCGCTCTTTGTCGAGCACGCTTTGGTAAATCTGGCCTGTGGTGAAGTTGTTGGCCTTTTTCATGCGCGTCGTGATGAAGCGCTCGTAGTGGCCCAAATCGAGGTCGGTTTCAGCACCGTCTTCGGTGACGAACACCTCGCCATGCTGCAGAGGCGACATGGTGCCTGGGTCTACGTTGATGTAGGGGTCCAGCTTGATGAGGGTGACTTTGAGGCCGCGCGACTCAAGGAGGGCGGCGAGTGAGGCGGCTGCAATTCCCTTGCCTAGGGAAGAAACAACACCGCCGGTGACGAATACAAATTGGGTCATGCCAGATCGGGAGATGGTCTCCCGGTAGGTGGAAATCGAAATTATAGGCGCTCTGCTACATTGCGAGCCATGTCTGATCTGTCAAATAAGCACATTGTTTTGGGTTTGAGTGGTGGCATCGCTTGCTACAAAGCGGCGGAGTTGTGCCGTGCCTTGGTCAAAGCCGGCGCCACGGTGCAAGTGGTCATGACGGAGGCGGCTGCCCAGTTCATCACCCCTGTCACGCTGCAAGCCTTGTCGAATCGCGCGGTGTACGTTTCGCAATGGGATGCGCGTGAGCCCAACAACATGGCGCACATCAACCTGAGCCGCGAGGCCGACGCCATTGTGGTGGCCCCCGCCAGCGCCGATTTCATGGCCAAGCTTTTGCACGGTCGTGCGGACGATTTGCTGAGTCTCATGTGCTTGGCGCGCCCGATTGAAAGCGTGCCTTTGATTTTGGCCCCCGCGATGAATCGTGAAATGTGGCAACACCCCGCCACCCAGCGCAACATGGCGCAGCTCACCGCGGACGGTGCGCATGTGCTGGACGTGGGGCAGGGCGAACAAGCCTGCGGCGAAACCGGTGATGGCCGCATGTTGGAGCCTGAAGAAATCTTGGAAGACCTCATTGCGTTCTTCCAACCCAAAGTCTTAGCTGGGCAGCATGTGCTGGTCACGGCGGGCCCGACGTATGAGGCGATGGACCCCGTGCGCGGCATCACCAATTTATCCAGCGGCAAGATGGGCTTTTCGATTGCCCGTGCGGCCCGCGAAGCGGGTGCCGAGGTGACCTTGGTGGCTGGCCCTGTGCACCTGCCCACACCGCGCGGTGTGCAGCGTGTGGATGTGCGTTCGGCGTTGGACATGCAAGCCGCAGTGGCCAAACACATAGATGCCGCCTCTGTCTTTGTTGCGACGGCAGCCGTCGCCGATTGGCGTGTGGCCGATGTGGCTGGACAAAAAATCAAAAAAGACGGCTCAGGCCAGTTGCCCCAGTTGAGCTTTGTCGAAAACCCAGACATCTTGGCCGGCGTGGCGCAGTCTGCCCGTGCCAAAAGTGGTGCTTTGTATTGCGTGGGCTTTGCAGCGGAAAGCCATGATTTGCTCAAACACGCCACCGCCAAACGCGAGCGCAAAGGTGTGCCGCTGTTGGTGGGCAACATTGGTCCCGCGACGTTTGGCTTGGACGACAACGCCTTGCTGTTGGTCGATGCACAAGGCCACCAAGAACTGCCACATGCCAGCAAACTCATGCTGGCGCGTCAATTGGTGGGCGAGATTGCGCGTCGTTTGAAAACCGCTTGATTTCGCCAAACGACCCAAACAAACGCCGCAAAGACTTCTCTTTAAATTTTCAACATCTATCCATTTCATCTGATTAAAAATGAAACTCGACGTCAAAATTCTCGATCCCCGCATGGCCGACCAACTGCCGCAATACGCCACGCCTGGTAGCGCTGGCTTGGACTTGCGTGCATGTTTGGATGCGCCCATCACGCTAGAGCCCAACGCTTGGCAATTGGTGCCCACGGGCATCGCCATCCACTTGGCCGACCCAGCCTACGCCGCGCTCATCTTGCCGCGCTCAGGCCTGGGTCATAAGCACGGCATCGTGTTGGGCAACCTCGTGGGTTTGATTGACAGCGATTACCAAGGGCAGCTGATGGTCAGCGCTTGGAACCGCAGCGATGTGGCGTTCACCTTGGAGCCTATGGAGCGTTTGGCCCAGTTGGTCATCGTGCCTGTGGTGCAAGCCCAGTTCAATGTGGTGAACGAATTTGCTGGGCCGACCGAGCGCGGTGAGGGCGGTTACGGCTCGACCGGTAAGAAGTAAAACGCTTCACGCGCGAAGCTAAGACCCATCAAAAAAGCAGCCCGCGGGCTGCTTTTTTGATGTGCGGAGATAGATCTCAGTGCAGCAAATCGTTACCAGGCGCTTGAGCTTCAATCTTGAAAAAGCCTGTACCCAAAGTGCCGCGCTCTTGCTCTTCTTGCGTGGCTTCGCGCACCGATTGCACATCAAGGTGAATGCGAATCGCAATACCTGCCAGTGGGTGGTTGCCGTCTAACACCACATGTTCGGGGTAGAGCTCGGTCACGGTGTAGAGCAAGTCTTGCGGTGCGTCTGGGTTGCAGCCAGCAGGTAGCGCGTGGCCTTCGACGGTGTGGCCTTCTTCCAACTCTTTGGGAAAGCTTGAGCGCGCCTCTAAAAATACCAAGTTTTCGTCGTAGTCGCCAAAGGCTTCTTCGGGTTCGAGTTGCAAGTCGAGGTGGTCGCCCACGCTGTGGCCTTGCAGAGCCTCTTCAATCTTGGCCAGCAAGTCATCGCCGCCCACCAAAAATTCAACGGGGCTGTCCAATTCGTCCAGCACCTCGCCCAAAGTGTCTTTCAAGGTCCAAGTTAAGCCGACCACGCAGTGTTGAGTAATTTCCATAAGGCAAAATTGTCGCACGATGCATGTGAACAAACCCCTGACCCTGCTCGGCGGCATCAGCCCCGCCGAATTTATGAACACTTATTGGCAGCGCAAGCCCTTGTTGGTGCGCCAAGCCATCCCTGAATTCAAAGCTTTGCTGAGTCGCCCTGAGCTGTTTGACTTGGCCGAACAAGCGGAGGTTGAGTCCCGTTTGGTCATGGGGGCGAATGGCGGCCAACGCGATTGGCAGATGCAACGCGGCCCGTTCAAGCGCCGCGCCATCCCCAAGCTGACCGAGCGCGACTGGACCTTGCTGGTGCAAGGCGTGGATTTGCACGACGACCGTGTGGCCGCTTTGATGCAGCAATTTCGTTTCATCCCAGACGCCCGTTTGGACGATGTGATGATCAGCTACGCCACCGAAGGCGGCGGCGTGGGCCCGCACTTTGACAGTTACGACGTGTTTTTGTTGCAAGCCCAAGGGCAACGCCGCTGGCGCATTGGCCGACAAAAAGATTTGTCGCTGGTGCCCGACATGCCGCTGAAAATCTTGGCCAATTTCAAACCCGAGCACGACTGGGTGCTCAACCCCGGTGACATGCTGTATTTACCCCCGCGTTATGCCCACGATGGCATTGCACAAGGTGAGTGCATGACTTACTCCATAGGTTTTCGCGTGCCCCAAGTAGGGGATTTGGCCCGTGAGTTGTTGGTGCGCTTGAGCGAAGGTGCGGAAGAGGCCGCTGGCTGCGATTTGTACAAAGACGCCGCTCAACCTGCGGTGTCTAAACCCGCCGCCATGCCCGAAGGTTTGGCTGAATTTGCGAAATCTGCTTTACAAAAAGCGCTAAAAGATCCTAAAGCCCTACAACGCGCTTTAGGTGAGTATCTGACCGAGCCCAAAGCCAATGTTTGGTTTGAGATCGGCGATGTGCTAAATAAGCTCAAATCACTGCGTTTAGACCGACGAAGCAAGATGATGTACGACGCACATCACATCTTTTTGAATGGCGAAAGCTGGCGTGCGGCTGGCAAGGATGCCGCCTTGATGCGTCAATTGGCCGATGCACGTGAGTTGACCCAAGTGGATCTATTGAAGGCCAGCCCTGAAGCGCTCAACTTGTTGATGGAGTGGTGTGACGATGGCTGGCTTCATTCAGGGGCTTGAAATGAGCCAAGTTGACGCGAAGCTGACGTGGTTTTTTGTCATGCATAGGATTTACCCTATAATGAGAGGCTGAGTTGGCGGGCTCGAGTCCATCAGCTCGGTTGTGGTGCAAACCACAGCAATTTCCGGAAATTGTTTTCATCCCCTTTAAGGAATATCGAAATGAACAAGTCAATCCTGTTGGCATCTTTGTTGGCTGCTGCCGCTCTCGTCGCTTGCGGCAAAAAAGAAGCTCCTGCTGTTGAAGCCGCTCCTGCTGCTTCTGCTGCTGTTGAAGCCGCTTCTGCTGTGGCTTCTGAAGCCGCTGCGCCAGCTTCTGACGCTGCCAGCAAGTAATCAGTTTTCGAACTGACTGCAAAAGCCACCCATTGGGTGGCTTTTTTCATGGGTGTTTGATAAGTGCTTAGACCGTCATCCAGTCAGAGCCTTGAATTGGGTCTGCTACGGCGATGTCCAAAGGTGCGCATCCCATGGGCTCACACAAGCTGGTGCGCGCCAGTTCGGGGGTGTTGTTGCGTTCGCTCAAATGTGCCGCCAAGATGCAACTTAAGTCGTCGTGCTTGACACGGGCCAATAGGTCGGCCGCGGCGTGGTTGGCCAAATGCCCCCAAGGGCCTGAGACGCGTTGCTTTAAAAAAACAGGGTAACCCGAGGCTTGCAGCAAATCAGGATCGTGGTTGGCTTCTAGTAGCAGGGCATGGCAGCCTTGCAATGACGCCACCACATGAGAAGACACGTGACCTAAATCGGTGATCACACCCAAATGCCGATGGCCATCGGTGCAGCGCAGCTGCAAGGGCTCGCGCGCATCGTGCGGTACCGTAAACGGCATCGCTTGCAAGTCGCCCAATTCGATGGCGCTGCCATCGCGCGCCACATTCAGCAAATGTTGATAAGGTGTCCATGCACCACCGTCACTCACGGCCAGCCATGTGCCTTGGCTCATCCAAAGAGGTGTTGAATAACGTTTGATAAAGCTGCGTGCACAGCCAATGTGGTCGCCGTGTTCGTGGGTGATGAAGATGGCGTCAAGATCCTCGGCGCAGGTGCCCGCTTCGATGAGGCGAGCCTCTAGATCACGCAGGCGAAGGCCGCAGTCGATGAGCAAGCGAGTGGTGTGGGCGCCACTCTGGGCTTCAACCAAAGTGGCGTTGCCTGAGCTGCCGCTGCCCAGGCTTTTAAAGCGCAACATGGCGCAAGGTCAGGCCGGCGCCAATTAGCGCAAATCGTCAGCCAGCAGCTTCAAGATGCGCTGTGAAACAGGGCTGTTCTCTGTGGTACCTGCTGCGTTTTGTACCGTGACTTCGGCTGTGTTGTCTGTTTTACGCACAGCAATGCGGTACTTCACAGGGCCTGCGTCAGGTGTTGAGCCACTGAACATCTTGCTGAAGAAACCTTTTTCTTCTTTGGATGAGGTGTCCACATAGCGAACGAAGTAAATGCCTTGTGCGCGGTCGCGGTCTTCCACAGTGAAGCCTGTGCGGTCCAAAGCCAAGCCAACGCGACGCCATGCGACGTCAAACGAGTCGGGGATGTTCAGCAGTGTGGCACCGCCCTTGGTTACCAAAGTGGTTTTATTCGCCACGGTTTCTGGTGGCGTGATGCCAGCTTTCGCTTGTTCAGCGGAGACGCCAAGCTTGATCATCAAGCGGCTCAAGA
This window contains:
- the coaBC gene encoding bifunctional phosphopantothenoylcysteine decarboxylase/phosphopantothenate--cysteine ligase CoaBC produces the protein MSDLSNKHIVLGLSGGIACYKAAELCRALVKAGATVQVVMTEAAAQFITPVTLQALSNRAVYVSQWDAREPNNMAHINLSREADAIVVAPASADFMAKLLHGRADDLLSLMCLARPIESVPLILAPAMNREMWQHPATQRNMAQLTADGAHVLDVGQGEQACGETGDGRMLEPEEILEDLIAFFQPKVLAGQHVLVTAGPTYEAMDPVRGITNLSSGKMGFSIARAAREAGAEVTLVAGPVHLPTPRGVQRVDVRSALDMQAAVAKHIDAASVFVATAAVADWRVADVAGQKIKKDGSGQLPQLSFVENPDILAGVAQSARAKSGALYCVGFAAESHDLLKHATAKRERKGVPLLVGNIGPATFGLDDNALLLVDAQGHQELPHASKLMLARQLVGEIARRLKTA
- the dut gene encoding dUTP diphosphatase, with protein sequence MKLDVKILDPRMADQLPQYATPGSAGLDLRACLDAPITLEPNAWQLVPTGIAIHLADPAYAALILPRSGLGHKHGIVLGNLVGLIDSDYQGQLMVSAWNRSDVAFTLEPMERLAQLVIVPVVQAQFNVVNEFAGPTERGEGGYGSTGKK
- a CDS encoding FKBP-type peptidyl-prolyl cis-trans isomerase, coding for MEITQHCVVGLTWTLKDTLGEVLDELDSPVEFLVGGDDLLAKIEEALQGHSVGDHLDLQLEPEEAFGDYDENLVFLEARSSFPKELEEGHTVEGHALPAGCNPDAPQDLLYTVTELYPEHVVLDGNHPLAGIAIRIHLDVQSVREATQEEQERGTLGTGFFKIEAQAPGNDLLH
- a CDS encoding cupin domain-containing protein, whose protein sequence is MHVNKPLTLLGGISPAEFMNTYWQRKPLLVRQAIPEFKALLSRPELFDLAEQAEVESRLVMGANGGQRDWQMQRGPFKRRAIPKLTERDWTLLVQGVDLHDDRVAALMQQFRFIPDARLDDVMISYATEGGGVGPHFDSYDVFLLQAQGQRRWRIGRQKDLSLVPDMPLKILANFKPEHDWVLNPGDMLYLPPRYAHDGIAQGECMTYSIGFRVPQVGDLARELLVRLSEGAEEAAGCDLYKDAAQPAVSKPAAMPEGLAEFAKSALQKALKDPKALQRALGEYLTEPKANVWFEIGDVLNKLKSLRLDRRSKMMYDAHHIFLNGESWRAAGKDAALMRQLADARELTQVDLLKASPEALNLLMEWCDDGWLHSGA
- a CDS encoding MBL fold metallo-hydrolase, with translation MLRFKSLGSGSSGNATLVEAQSGAHTTRLLIDCGLRLRDLEARLIEAGTCAEDLDAIFITHEHGDHIGCARSFIKRYSTPLWMSQGTWLAVSDGGAWTPYQHLLNVARDGSAIELGDLQAMPFTVPHDAREPLQLRCTDGHRHLGVITDLGHVSSHVVASLQGCHALLLEANHDPDLLQASGYPVFLKQRVSGPWGHLANHAAADLLARVKHDDLSCILAAHLSERNNTPELARTSLCEPMGCAPLDIAVADPIQGSDWMTV